ATACAATACCAAATAAACTTTCTCGTTTAATCTCACCAGTCGTATATATTGAAAGGTCGTCGTAAACTACGAAATCGATATAGCGAACAACATCGATAAAGCTCCCCCGATGAGTCATCGCAATGCGTAATGGATCCTTTAAAGATATGATCTTATTTTTAAATACAAACTGGATCCCCCCAGCTGGTATGTATATGATTTTGTTTTTTTCTGTTTCGACTATTTTTTCAATTTTTAAAAATTCAAGTTTCATTGTTATTCCTCCTAGTGCTACACCATGCATATACCCTCTTTTCCTCATTATTAATATAAAGACAATAAAAATTTACTAAAAAAATTTTTGAGCTATTAAAATAATCGTCTTAAAATATAGTTTTTACAAAATAATTGGGCATTTCTTCATACGTTTATCCAATTTAATCGCTACTTGTTTATTAATGAACCCTCCAATAATACACCTTCCTAATTTCTCTTTGATATAGTATCTTCCTAAGTCTAGGGAAAAATAAGAAAACCACTTTCCAATAAATCTACGGAAAGTGGTTTTTACTTATGTTGTAGGCGGAATAGAATGGCTGAAATAATGACTATGCCAACAATTGAAGTGCAAATAAATAATACACTCGATAGAGTTCCTAAAATATTACCATCTACTTCATATACAACTCCATAAGTTAGCATATAGGAGTTCATTGCCTCTTCTGCATTTCCAAATACTGTTTGCAAAGAATCTTCCATTAATAATTGACGTAACAATACCGCGACGTGACTCACAGGAAATAAATGAATGACTGTTTGAATTACTTTTGGCAATACCCCCATCGGAACATAGACTGCGCACAAAAACCCAATTAATGTACCCACCAGTGAATTTACCGTTGAAAATGCTTTTGCTGTTCTTGTTAAAAGTACTATCACTAAATTAATCATTGCACTCAGTAACACCCCGAGCATTATCACACCGAATAGTTGCAATAACTTTTTTACATTCGGTAGATCCCCACCAAGGGACAATAAATATAGTTCACATACAATAAAAGCAATAGACGTCATGATAAAGCCGATTATAACTGAGCTGATAACATAGCTTAGCTGTATAGAAGTTCTCGATGCAGATGTAACAAGAAAATCCGCTGTACGCTTCGATTCCTGATCACTTACGAATATAGCAAATACCGCTAACGTCGATGTCATACCTGTCATTGTCAAAATCCCAGCAATCATCCATTGACTTACAACTAATTCAACAGCTGGTGTCATTGCTATCACTTGACTGATTGCATCTATTTGCACTTTCTGTAAAAAGACAATAAACAACCCGATTGAAATCAAAACAGTCAGCATTGAGAAAAAGACGAGCATTCTGTCTCGGAAGAATATTTTATTGTTGCGAACAATCAAGCTCGTCATCATATTAGTTTTCCTCCCCTACTATATTCGTTTCTATAAATACTTGGTCGAGCGAACCTTTAATAACCTCAAATGATGCAATATATGGCTCGAGTTGTACTAAAACTTGAATCGTCGAAATTGTAGAAGCCACTTCCACCTGCCACTCGTCTTGTTGCTTTTGAGGTATCCCAGGTAAAATAGATGTAACTTCTTCAATTGTAGCAGTCGGTTTTAAGACAAATTTTAAATAGTCTTTCGCATAAAGCGCTTTTAACTCATTCGGCGATCCTTGTGCAATGATTTCACCATTCTTCATGATGACAATATCATCTGCATTTGCTGCCTCTTCCATGTAATGTGTAGTCAAAAATATGGTCATGCCTATTTCATTGCGCAGTCGATTAATTGTTTCCCAAACAAATTGACGTGTTAATGGATCAAGTCCAGTCGTCGGCTCATCTAAAAATAACAGATTAGGCTTATGAATTATTGCCCGTGCAATATCTGCTCGACGACGCTGTCCCCCTGAAAGCGAACCGTATTTTTTATGTTCAATATCTGCAAGCTGTAAATACTGATGCACAAATTGATAATTCTCCTGTAATATTGGCTTCGGTAAACGATAAAAACGACCTCGATGCAAAATATTTTCCTTCACCGTCAATTGATGGTCTAAAATACTTTCTTGAAATACAATACCTATCGTTCTGCGAATTTCCTCATTCCCTTTTAGTGTACCAAGTGTATACCCATCGATTGAAACCGTCCCACTCGTTTTCTCCAAAAGCGTGCATAACATTTCAATTGTAGTAGATTTACCCGCCCCATTATTTCCAATAAATGCAAAAAGTGCGCCCTTTTGTACCGAAAAGCTAATCCCTTTTACGGCATTGAATTCTCCGTAAAGCTTTGATAACTGTCGGACATCAATCAATGTTTGCATGTTACTCACCCCTTTGTTGAAGTTGACTGTTCATTTTTCGTATTACACGCTTTTCATCGGTATAATAATACAGCCAAACTATGAGATAAATAATCGAAGCACGTGCGTATAATAAAATGATAGATTTAGTGTTATTAAGTTCAAACCAGCCGCCATAATACCCTATGACAAAGACTACAGTTACGGTTACAGCATAATGGACTATAAGTACAACTAATATCGGCCATTCCAATTTATATAGCTGATTTGCCAATGCAATGACGATTCCTAAAAGGACGGCATAGAAAAACTGTTTTACAATCGTTTCACTCATCCAGAAATCATTCGGTGACTTTAAAGAAATGAGCATGATGATAAAATAGGATGAACATAGACTTATCAGAATGCTTTGTATTAAATTTTTCATTTGCTATTTCCCCCTAACCCGAATGCCTCTTTTAATGTTTTAAAATAGTTGCGGCTTACCGGTATCATAACTCCATTTTCGAGCGTAAGTTGTGGATTGCCTAGCACCTTCGATTGAATCGAAGTAATTTTCTCAAAGTGAACAAGTGTCGCTTTATTAACACGTAGTAACTGTGTTGAAAATCGCTCTTCCAACTCATAAAGCTTTTGTTTCACTTCCAGTTCATGTTCATCTGTTTGGATATAAACTTTCCCTTGTTCGCTATAAATGCTATATATATCCTGCATTTTAATCAGATGGATATCCCCATCCATGTAGCCGGGAATTGTATCATTTTTCGTTGCTTGGTTAAGCTTTTTCATCAGCTGTACAACTTGCTCATTGTATTCCGAAGCATGCACATGGACTTCAATTTCCGAAAGTTCCTGCTCAATATGTAAATGAATTTTCATAAGTCCTCCCTCTTGATTGGTAGTATAGCACCGCTTTTTGTATGCATTTAATAATTGTGATTAACACGTAAATAGCTGTATGTAAGTTGTAAAATTTGGTTTGTAACATGCATTTTCATTATAAGTATTATTTCCAGGCAATTGTTAAGTAAATTTCAATTTGATCTTAAAACATATCTCAATAAAAAAAACAGCAACCTCCCGTATCATCAGGAGATTGCCGTTTCTTCGTTGAAGGTGCTTTTCGTGCCCTTCAATATTATAAGTCGATTGTTTCGCCGCCTGTTACCCCGTAAATTTGTCCGGTAATATAGCTTCCTTCATCAGATGCTAAAAGGACATATACTGGGGCAAGCTCTACAGGCTGCCCGGCGCGACCAAGTGGTGCATTTTGGCCAAATTCAGGGATTTTGCCATCCGGTTGTCCATTATCCAATTGCAGCGGTGTCCAAATCGGCCCTGGCGCTACCCCGTTCACACGTACGCCTTTAGAAGCAAAGTATGCAGAAAGGTTTACCGTAAAGTTGCTAATCGCACCTTTCGTTGAGGCATAGTCCATTAAAAATGTGGATGGATTGTACGATTGAACCGATGTCGTCGTAATAATTGCACTTCCCGGTTCCAAATGTTCTTCAGCAGCTTTAACGGCTTCAAACATGCTGATAACATTTACTTTGAACGTATCTTCTACTTGTTTGATCGTTAAATCGCTTAGTGTCTCCTGTGCGATTTGCTGACCTGCATTCAATACGAGCGTATCTAATCCGCCAAAAGCTTCCACTGTTTTCTTTACCATTTCTGTTGCCGCGCCATCTTCACGCAAGTCATATGGCAACAGCAACGCTTTTTTGCCGGCTTCTTCGATTAATGCTTTTACTTCATTAGCGTCTTCTTCTTCACCAGGGAAGAATTGAATCGCGACATTAGCGCCTTCACGTGCATAGGCAATCGCGGCAGCACGACCAATCCCGGAATCGCCACCGGTAACTAAAGCATTTCGCCCTTCCAGACGATTATGCCCTTTATATGATTTTTCTCCACAATCAGGTTTTGGACTCATTTCATTTTGTATTGCTGGAGTATTCTGTTCTTGATCCGGGAATTTCTCCGTATGAAATTTTTTTCTTGGATCGTTTAAGTTTGGGTTTCCCATCAAAAATCATCTCCTATCTAGATAGTACATTCATTGCAAGGATAATTTCCGTAAACTTTAAAGCGGCTTATCAGATATTCCTTCACATAAACTGTTACACTTTTTTGAATACCCTGTGTGAATTACTTTAAACAGCATCCATTCTTTCCTGTAATAAAATCAACGACTTATTCCAGCATTTTAGTCATTAAAACCATAAAAAATAGGTTGCCCCATTAAAAGGATCTTTTATTGTGTTTCCGGGAAAAATACTTGTGCTGTGCTGATATCTACGAGTGTTGGGCCCTTCGTATTGAGTGCTTCTTCCATCACAGACTCCAACTCGGTATCTGAAGTAGGACGTAATCCTTTCCATCCGCAAGCTTCAGCCAATTTCACAAAATCAGGATTCGTTAAATCAACACCTACTTCTTCCTTCTTCGCAACTTTCAGCTTGTCCCTTTCCATTTGCAGACTTTCATTATTTAAAACAACGACTGTAATATCCAGTTCATAGCGAGTTGCTGTCAACAGATCTGCAAGCACCATCTGAAGCCCTCCGTCACCAACAATCGCCACTACTTGTTTTTCTGGCTTAATCAGTTTTGCAGCCATCGCAGCTGGAAGGCCAAAGCCCATTGTGCGCCAGTAACCGGAAAATAAAACAGACTGATCTTTTTGTTTGAAGTTACGATTCGTCCATACGGTATTATCGCCGGTATCCAGTGCAAGAATCGCATCGGATGTTACTGTTCGGTCAATGGCACGGATAATTCGGGAAGGATGAACAGGATAACCTTTCGTATTACCTTCCTCCTCATTCTGTGCTGCCCACTTTTCTTTTACTTGTTGTATATGCGTTACCCAATCCTCAGAGCGAATGAATTGTTGCAGGCTCTCCGTTAAAATTGGAATTACTTCCTCTGTTTTCCCCATGATTCCAAGTTCTGTTGGAATTTCTTTTACAAACTTATCCAATTGACGGTCAATCTGAATAATTCGCGCATCCGTTGGCACAAACCCTTCCGGCCACCAAGTCGTCCCTGCAAGAAGTACAACATCTGCCTGTTTAAATACATCAGCAGCATGAGGGTTCCCGCCTTCACCAATCCCTTGTAATACAAGCGGTGAAGATTCATCAAACAAACCTTTTCCGCCTAAACTTGTTAGAATGCCGGCTCCCCAAAGATCCGCCAGTTTTTCCAAATCCGCTGAGACAGAAGTGGCACCTAAACCAGCCAGAATCATTGGTCGCTTAGCTGTTCTCATAATGTCTACAGCGTGTTTCAGACTTTCATTCGTAAAGCTGGAAGTCCCTTCGATTACATCCGGCAATCGACGCGGCGCTCCCTTAGCCGGCATCATCATAATATCCTTTGGTATGGATATATGCGTGACAACCCTTTGTCCAAGAGATGTTCGAGCTGCTTTTTGCAGAACTTCAATTGTTGCATCCGGGCTGGCCAGATTTGCAGAATAAGCGGCAAAAGGCTTTACAAGTTCCTGTTGATCGATATATTGCGGATATTCCGTACCAATCTTTCCACTTTCGGCCTGCCCTGTAATCGCAAGCACAGGCGCTCTGTCTGCATGCGCATCGCCGAGTCCATTGATAAGATTCGCTGCCCCTGGTCCCATCGTTGCGGTACATACACCGAGACCACCCGTTAATTTAGCTTCTGCAGACGCCATAAAAGCAGCTGTCGATTCATGTTTGACAGCAATATATTTAATTTTATCCTGTTTTGCCAATGCATCGATGAGTCCGAATGTCGTATCACCTACTACCCCATATATCCGTCTTACACCGAACATATACAATTGATCAAGCATTAATTCAGAAACTGTTTGCTCTGTTTTTCCCATAACATATGGACCTCCTTGATAGATCTTCCTAACCTGCCAGTTATAAAGTCAAATTTATATTTTTGATCACATTTTTTAACTTTCCCTAAATCATCCAAGTTAATCTTCATTTTTTCAAACAGAGGCTTTGTTATATCGTGTTGGGAAATTTTATCAAATAATATATAATGATTGAACATGCAGAAAAGTCATCTCGAGGAGGAAGACAATATGGCACATCATATTATCGAACAAGCGAAACGTGGCTTGAAGGGTTTTGAAATCGGCTATTATCATACTAGCGGTTGTTATGGTGGCGAGTATGAGGAAGAATTTTATAAATATTTTGCAGACGAAGATTTTGAAACTAGAAAATATTCGATTGCCGCCTTTACTTGTATGCTAGGTACTTGGGAAACAAAGTTTTGCCAAGTATTTTGGTCGGTAAAGGAATGGGAGGAAAATAGCAGTCAGCGTTACCCTCTAAATAAAAGTCAGTTTTATTATTTTGAAGATTATCTTTATTCCTTTTTAGAACATCATGAGCAGATAGAAAAAGAATTCCCTTATATGTTTGAAGAAATAGTGGACTGTTTGATAAAAATTGAACAGGATAGAGGGATTAGTTATGAAAAGTGGTTTCCTGAAATTAACCCCACTGTTATTCACCGAATAAGACAAGAAATATTAATCCCTAAAAAATATTTAGCAGAAAAAAATAGCCCTATGAAATACTTATTAAAAGAAATAGGGATTGAACCGTTTTTTGAAATAGATAAATATTAAATGCTTATCTCTTTTAATAATACACTGATAAAAAGTGGTTTAACCTTATCTACACAAACATTGGAAATATTTTTCCTTCGTAGTTTTTTAAAGGTTGTGCTATATTCAACTTGTCAGGAGTGATTTGATGAAGAAATTTTTAACGATTACTGTAATTATCCTTGCTTTACTTGGAGCAGCAGGCTATGCTGTGTGGCATTTTGGGACAAACATCGCTTCCGAAAAAATCGTCGAACAAGTTGAAGCTAATTTAAATGCTGAAGATAAAGAAGAAGTGAAATCCTATATCGCAAACGATCCAAAGCTGCAGGAAATTGTAAACGAGGCAGCAACTACGGACCCCGATTCTCTACCCTTCCAAACGAAGGAAGAAGCAACTCGTCTGTTAATCAAAAAAGTAGGCATTAATCGTTTATTAGCAATCCAGGAGCAGGCGCAAAACGGTTCAATCAGTGTTGATCAAGTAGTTTCCGAAATGGAAGGCACGCTGTCAGAAGATGAACTTTCCGCGCTAAAATATGTCTTATATAAGGAATTTTATAATTAAAATTAAACACCGCTTCGTAACTATAAAACAAAACTCGATTGCCTATACGGAATCGAGTTCTTTTTAATTCAATGTATTTTTCTTTGCATATAGCCATAATAAGTTATATTTACTTTGCATTATCCTAAATTTTCTTTGTTAGGAGGAACTAATATAAGAAAGTGGCCATATATTTTAGGCATTTTTACTTTCGTTGCATTTTGTTTTTTATGGATAACGTTTGAAACAGCTATTATTAAAGCTTTTGACAAAGGCGCTTTTGAATTATTATACGGAAACAAATTCATTACAATGTTTCATCATATAGGTGAAACGAACTTTATATTTGCTGTCGCAGTCATTCTTTGTATCCTTATCTGGATTCGCAAAAAAGATTTTAGACTGATTGGTTTTGTTATTTTTTCCGTAGGCGGCGGATACGGATTATATCAATTGTTAAAACGCCTGATTGAAAGACCGCGTCCGGATAGAGCGGATCAATTTTCCACATTCAGTTTTCCTTCAGGACATGCAGTGCATGGTTTGGTGTATTTGTTTACGATCGCATATGTACTGAACCGCCTTTATGATTTCAATAAAGCATCACTGATTGTTTGGATTGCCGTGATTATTTTAACTTTACTAATTGGAATTTCCCGAATTACAGAGGCACGTCACTTCGCTTCAGATGTAATAGCTGGTTGGTCCATTGGCTATAGCTGGTTTATTCTTTGCGTATGGTTTTATAAGAGAAGCAATGATTTTAAACGTTCTGAAAAAAATTCCGGAACATAGAATAGTCACTTAATCCAGTGTAAGGTTTTTTTGCATAGTTACAGCTGGAATTTCATCACCATTTTTATTCATGATGATTTCTTCTTTCACGATTTTATATCCCAATTTTGAATAAAGCGCGATATTATTCTTTTCACTTTTTCGTACTTTGCATTTTGAGACAAATACATTGTTTTGCACAGCGTAGCTTTCTAAATAGTTGACCAAGTTAGTTGCTACGCCCTTCCCCTGGTGTTCAGGTAACACTGACAATCTTGAAAAATACATAAACGCCTCATTTAAAATACATTTCACGAGTGCTATTAATTCATCGTTCTCATATACCCCAAACATTTCTGTCCCTTGCTTTAACTCGGTAAGAATGGAGTTCTCTGTTTCATTTAAAGCACTGGACGGTTGCGGATCTGTTTCGTAACGCTTGAACGCTTGATGGATCACTCTAACCGCTTTTGCTGGTTCAATATTCATTTCAATTTTCAAAATAACACTCCCCTTCAATAAATATAAATCCATATTTATAATTATACATATATAGAAAAATAAGTAAATTTAAAAAAGAACACTTTCCTTATATCAGAAAATGTTCTTTTAGTCATATTTATTTAATCTCAAAATCACTTAGCAGATGTCTTGTATAGTAATGCTTGGTGAATGACAAGAATTCAATTCTTATAAAGAAATTCAGCGATCGAATAAACTATAGAAATAAAGGGTAGCGCAACAAAAAAGAAAAACCAGAAGAAATCCGCATTGTTAATTTTAAGCCTAGGTTTAATTTCTCTTTTTGCTTTTACACCAATCTCCATTACTACACTCCTTTACTAAATAATTTTGAAGAAGATTCACTTCTAATTTATCCAAAACTGTAGTAAATCATATACCCTTTCTTTTAGGAAAGCAACCTCTTATCGTGATATTTCAGTTGTATTTTTTCCCACAAAAAAACCGTTAATTTATAATACAAACGCCCTTTTTCACTTTCACCTAATCATTACATCATATTAGGGATAAAAACTTTCACAAATAAGAAGTAGCCTAAAGCACCAATAAATAAGCCGATAATGATGATTCCAATTGATAATGTTTTAATTTTTATGATTTTCACCTCACCTGGATTATCTTTCAATATAAATTACATCATTTGAAGGCTCAAGATACTCTTTACCTCCTAAAGAAAAAGTGGTATGTAAACGTTCAATTTCCGCATACTGAACTGCCTTACCCTCATTGACAAAAACCAATAGATAAATATCATCTCTCGAACCAATGTTACTTGGATCAGTGAATTTAACGCCTACCTGTTCTTCTATACCTGCTTGTGTCGTATAAGGCTGAACTAAAAATGCCTTGTCCCATTCGAAATCGTCAAATGTGTTTAGAGAAGTTTTGCTTGTACTGTTATCGGATACCATAATAATCGAAGAATGCAGTCTTTCTTCAATTTCTGTATTCCGTTTAATATCGCTATCATTACACCCGGTTATCAATAACAAGGATAACAATATAACTGAAATTTGTTTTATCAATACTATTCCCCTTTATAAAATTAGACGCGAATTCTTGTTCAAGACCCGCGCCTTTCAATGTAGTTATGGAGCAAAATCCATTAGACCTGTAAACAATAAAAATAGCGCTACTAGCCAAAAAATAAAGAGCGATGATGAAAGAATTAAAGAGACAACAGGAATTAACTTTTTCTCCTTTTCTTTCGATAACGCTACAAGTGATAATAAGATCCCTATAAATGTCATGCCATAGGTGATATAATCTCCTGTCATATTTCCAGTATGGGCTAACCTTGTCGGTGTTACAAAGACGATAAAGAAACAAATAATACCAATTAGAAGGGAACTATAGCTGATTGGACTATGCTTCCTTTTTGGCGTTCTTTGTTCAATATTTTGCAAATAAACAACCTCCAAAATTTGTAATTATCTTCATTCTACTTTCTTATACAACGTTAATCAAATATCGGACTTTAATTAAATCTTAACTTTTCTATACTATGCCCCTGCATTCCCTAACCCCCATGTTAACTACTATTTTCTAGTTTCGACAGCGAATGATTGATTACCTTTAAAGAACTGCCCTGATTACTTCAAACAAAAAATCCTCACCAAACGAGCTGGCGAGGATAGTTCAGCATTTACTTCAATTCCTTAATTGTTTCTTTTGAAATATAGAATCCACTTTCATTGTATACGCTGATTGTATTCGTTTGAATTTCATTTGTTGTTACTTTGCCTGATTTATCCACTGTTTTTTTAATAATTATGTCCTTATTTTCAGGAATTTCATAAGTAGTCGTACCTTTCTTCACTACAAGTACCGCGTTTTCCTTATCCGATAGGTCGATTGAAGTCGTCATGCCTTTACCATTCAGCGCTATTTCTGCGTTTGTGTAAAGATCCTTTGTTAATTTATCCAATTTAATCCCCATGAAGCTGGCCATTTCTTTTGCTAAATCGGTATTGTCCACTAGTCCGGAAATTCGTTTTGGTCCATAAGAGTACAGGAATACGTCATCTCCCGTATGTCCACCAGTCGTGTATCCTAAATCCGCACGCTTTGATAACAGATTAACGAGTGTACCGGCAAGCTTCTTCGTTTCTGTTGCGTTTAGGACAGCCGTTTCCTCTGCAGTTAAATTATCGAGTCCATATAGTTTCGCTACTTCAACTAAATTCGAGCGATCCGCCTTTAAGTGGCTGAGTGCGCCTTCGACTGTCATCGTTGCCTTCTTCAATGGATTAATATAATTGGAAATATTAATTTTGTCATATGTAGAGTTCGTGTTTTCATTACCGATTGTAATCCCGCTGTTGCCGTGGTCTGTTACCGCTATTACCATTGTATTTTTGTCTTTCTTCGCAAATTTCAGCGCTTCATTTACCGCATCATCGAATGACAAAATATCCGTAACCATTCCGATTGGATCATTCGCATGGGCAGCCCAGTCGATTTTACTGCCTTCGATCATAAGGAAGAATCCGTCCTTATCTTTGTTCAGCGTATCAATTGCTGTTGACGTCATTTCTGCCAACGAAGGCTCATTTGGATTTGTTTTCGTACGATCTAGTTCATATGCTAACGAACTGCCGGCAAAACTTCCGTAAATTTTATCGGATTTAGTCGCTAATAACTCATCGCGCGTTCTAAGGAGGTCATATCCTTTTTCTTCAATCACGCTAACAAGATTTTCGCCATCTTTCCGGTTTTCTGATTTTAGGTATTCATATCCACCGCCAAGAATGACATCCATATTTTGATACACTTGCTGCTCACCGATATCGTCATAGTTACTGCGAGAGGTTACATGTGAAGAGAAGCTTGCTGGTGTCGCATGCTGAATTTCGGAAGTGGAAACAATTCCTGTTGCTTTGCCAAGTTGTTTCGCTCCTTCCAGCACATTGGCAACTGGTGTAAATGCATCGTCCGGATTTCCTTCAACGCCCGGCATATCAATGACGGATGGCAGTACTCCTACATACCCGCTGTTTGATTTGTGACCTGTAGCAAGAGCCGTTCCAGCTGGTGCCGAGTCTGTAATAGCGGATTCGGCTGAATGAGTTGTCACCCCACCTGTTAAAATTTCATCCATTGCGAGACTTTCACCTTTGTACCAGCGTGCCAACGATACCGCATTATTGCTGGAACCGTCCATCACAAGCATGATGACATTTGTAGGCTCTTTTTTTGCCTGTTTTGCTTCAGCCTCTGAATTGAACTGCATAACCGAAAGTGATGATACTGCTACTGTCCCCGCAAGTGCATAAGTAAACCATTTTTTCTTGTTCTTCATCAATGAAATATCCTCCTAAGCAACCGCTAATTTGTAATTCGATTTCATTGTAAAGTTCTTTTGTAAATCTAGAATGGTAGATTTGTAAAACTATATTGAGCCATTGTGAAGGAAATAAAAAAGAGTGAAGCTCACCTTGCCACTTCACCCTTTCCTATTTTTATTATTGTAAAATATCGATCCATATTTTAATAGCTGTTGCACCAATCATGATGGCAAGCAGCCATTGCAGTATTTTAACATTCATTTTCTGACCGACTTTTGCACCAAGCGGCGCTGCGATGATACTTGCAATGATCATAATGAAAGCCGGCCAATAGTCGACCTGCCCAGTCATCACTTTACCGATACTGCCACCGATCGATGAAATAAATGTAATCGCTAAACTTGTTGCGATTGTAATCCGTGTTGGAATTTTTAACACTGTCAGCATAATCGGTACGAGTAAAAAACCGCCTGCTGCTCCGACAATGCCTGATCCGATCCCGACAATGAGTGCAAGTGAACTCGCCAATACTTTATTGAATGTAATTTCTGTAGCGTCTTCAACTGTTTTCTTTGGAATTAGCATCATGACAGCCG
This genomic window from Solibacillus sp. FSL R5-0449 contains:
- a CDS encoding sulfite exporter TauE/SafE family protein, whose amino-acid sequence is MEIDLSLMYIAVIFGLGFIGSFLSGMLGVGGSIIKYPMLLYIPPLFGLVAFTAHEVSGISAVQVLFASLAGVWAYRKSGLLNKNLILYMGAAILIGSFIGSYGSGYLSEDAVNIVYGLLAAIAAVMMLIPKKTVEDATEITFNKVLASSLALIVGIGSGIVGAAGGFLLVPIMLTVLKIPTRITIATSLAITFISSIGGSIGKVMTGQVDYWPAFIMIIASIIAAPLGAKVGQKMNVKILQWLLAIMIGATAIKIWIDILQ